The region TTTGAGAACACAATTCAGCCAATAAGGAATCGTCATCTCATGCTGCTTGACTAGAAGATTAACcaggattacaaaataaacagcaaGTAAAAAGCATGACCCACACAatatacagacagacatttTACAGGTGTAGTAATAAAAAGGCTTCATTACTTTTCTTACATGGTCAAGGTGCTTCCACTCCTCTGCCCATTCCCTGTCATTAAGCCGATGATCGATGCCCCCCTCCGCACGCGCTCCGTGCATCCCTGTAAGAGAGCAAGCAGTACTGACACCACCTCCTCAGCCTGCAGTTAAGAAGCAGCCTCCATCTcatttgtgtgaaaaacaaattaacGTAACCAGACATCTCTCAATCTGAAGTGCACAGAATACTGTGTGATAACTGTAAAAGGTACAATTAAATACAACTAAACTGCTGGTATACTCCCTGCACTTTAGAGTAGTGTATATACCCTGCAAGAGAGAGAATGTAAAACCAACATCTGGAAAAAATAGATCCTGTGTCAAGTATTAACCCCTGCTGGGTCATTAAGGGGGGGGCATTAAATCATACCCTGCTCAGACCATGCTTCTGTGCACACATCCTCCTGCCCCGCCCCACTCACCCAGCTGCCTGTGGCGGTCCCTGGGCTCCCTGTGGGCGAGGTGTCTGTAAGGGTGAGTGAGGCCCATGTCCTCCAGGCGGTAGTGCTGAGGCGCTGGGGGTGTCGGGTGGGGCAGGCCATTGGGCTGGTAGGACGGGCCACTGTTAGGGCTGAAACGCAGGCCAGGGCTGGCTGTGCAGGGCCTCTTGCTGGGGGGCTGCGAGTTCAACGGCTCCCTGTTGAAGCCATTCTCTTTGGTTCTGGGCAGGAAGGATGAAACTCTTAGTTCAGTCCTCCAACATTAAGATCCATATAGGACTTCCTGAAGTGACTTGTTTAGCAATCAGTGTATTGCAGAACCTTAATCATCTCAAATAATCATTCAATTaacataacatactgtatatgatggCCATGTTGCAGTGCAATAGGCTTGTCAGCAGGCCAAGCACCACTTAAGCATGTACTATGTGTACTATACTGAGATAACTTGATATTGCTGAAAGGTACTGCATGTTCTGGAGGTAAACAGAAATATGACTAATTCTGGTGTGCTAATGAGCAGGCTGACACAATTTTGCCCTTTGCATTTTCCTACTACACAACCTCCAAAAAATACGTAGACATGTATAGATCCTCGACTCACTTTTAGCAACAGTATATTCTTTTCCTTTATGTCTATGTATCCAAACATGAACACTGAAACATAAAAGAATAAACTGAAAACATGACTGTGTCCATAACATGGAATAGATGAAGAAAGAGCCACAGGCAAAATCTGGAACTGAGCAATCAGTGACAGCTGGCAGGTTTCACTGAGCAGCATCTGCAATTTACACACACTGAGGCGAGAGCGAGGGTGTGTCATTCCATCCTGCTTCCCAGCTGCTCACACAAATATACTTTCACAAAATGAAGGCATACGTAGTGTCTCTGTATGAAGCGTTAGGTACACAATGCAAAATAATgcacatgcaaaaaataaacttaaGTTACAGTTCAATTGAGAAGAGTTTGTCCTCATTATGGAAATCATTCAGATTACTTCCTCTGcttttgctgaaaaaaaataatatatatatatatgtgtatatatatatatatatatatatatatatatatatatatatatatatatatagtcaggtccataaatattgggacatcgacacaattctcatctttttggctctatacaccaccacattggttttgaaatgaaatgaagatgggctttaactgcagactttcagctttaatttgagggtatttacatccaaatcaggtgaacggtgtaggaattacaacagtttgtatatgtgcctcccgctttttaagggaccaaaagtaatgggacaaactaacaatcataaatcaaactttcactttttaatacttggttgcaaatcctttgcagtcaattacagcctgaagtctggaacgcatagacatcaccagacgctgggtttcatccctggtgatgctctgccaggcctctactgcaactgtcttcagttcctgcttgtttttggggcattttcccttcagttttgtcttcagcaagtgaaatgcatgttcaatcggattcaggtcaggtgattgacttggccattgcataacattccacttctttgccttaaaaaactatttggttgctttcgcagtatgcttcgggtcattgtccatctgcactgtgaagcgccgtccaaagagttctgaagcatttggctgaatatgagcagatattattgcccgaaacacttcagaattcatcctgctgcttttgtcagcagtcacatcatcaataaatacaagggaaccagttccattggcagccatacatgcccacgccatgacactaccaccaccatgcttcactgatgaggtggtatgttttggatcatgagcagttcctttccttctccatactcttctcttcccatcattctggtacaagttgatctttgtctcatctgtccataggatgttgttccagaactgtaaaggcttttttagatgttgtttggcaaactctaatctggtctacctgtttttgaggctcaccaatggtttacatcttgtggtgaaccctctgtattcactctggtgaagtcttctcttgattgttgactttgacacacatacacctacctcctggagagtgttcttgatctggccaactgttgtgaaggggtttttcttcaccagggaaagaattcttctgtcatccaccacagttgttttccgtggtcttctgggtcttttggtgttgctgagctcgccggtgcgttctttctttttaagaatgttccaaacagttgatttggccacacctaatgtttttgctatctctctgatgggtttgtttagatttcagcctaatgatggcttgcttcactgatagtgacagctctttggatctcatattgagagttgactgcaatagattccaaatgcaaatagcatgcttgaaatgaactctagaccttttatctgctccttgtaaacgagacaatgagggaataacacacacctggccatggaacagctgagcagccaattgtcccattacttttggtcccttaaaaagtgggaggcacatatagaaactgttgtaattcctacaccgttcacctgatttggatgtaaataccctcaaattaaagctgaaagtctgcagttaaagcatatttcaaatccattgtggtggtgtatagagccaaaaacatgagaattgtgtcgatgtccctatatttatggacctgactgtatatatatatatatatatatatatatatatatatatatatatatatatatatactactTGTGATTAAAGCTATAATTGCACCTGTAAAAGTATGTATGTAATAACActtcacacgtacacacacacacacagtactgataaTGTCAGCTCAATGTCCCACTGGTATCATTTCAAAGACGTAATCAGAAGGGCACGTGCAATGAAATCACAAAAAGACAGAGACAGTTGGGCACTCACCTGTCTGGAGACTTTCTCTTGCTGTTTTCACTGACGTCCAGCAGCAGGTCAGAGGAGTCCAGGGGCGAGCTGGTGCTGCTGTCCAGGAGCAGCTGCTCGTGCTGAGCCAGGTACTGGGCTGGGTTCTGCTTGGCTGTCCGCGCACAGTGCAGGAGCTCCCTCTGCAAGAGGGGCAGGTTGGCCTGCGGGGAGAGCCAGAGGCACATCACATATTTCAGCCTTTTAAGCATTTCAACAAGAGCAGTAGCACTTTAAAGCGATTGGGCACTAAATGCATTATAAGCAAAATGACTTACAATAATTACACGCTAATGGATTTAAGCAGAAAGATGCATTTTTAGTAAAGCTAAATGACACTTCTACTTTTTTACTTCTCAGGAGGGTCACTCAAGGTAACAACTTTGATACAGATACAGTATGACTGAAAAACAATTTATCTCAGCAAATGGAAAAATGGCCACTACAGTGCAGCCACTCCAGTGCAGTCACCTAGTCACCATCCACTCCTGCAGTACATGTGAAAGTGTGTACTCCTGTGTGAAAGCATCCAGAGCAGTGTGCAGTACCTTCAGAAACGGGACAACAAATGGTCGTAGTGGAAAGTTTGTTGCCTCTTGCAGTTTGGAATGAAACTCTTCTATGGTTAAGGTTGAGTTCTGGGAGAGACaataatacacacagacatgccatTCCATGTAATGCATAAGCATGTATTCAACAGGATAAATTAAACCACAAGTTAAACCACAAGTAACCACAAGTTTGAGTCTCAGATGGGCCATTGTTTTATTGGGACAGGTACCtgacctttttaaaaaagtgaTGTGATTATTTGGATCCATTTGAAGATTATATTTTCATAGTAAAGCCTGTATTTACGCCTTTACTTAGCTGTGACTTTGCATGAAGGGGAAGGTTTCACCATTTCATTTCCCCCAAAATAGTTCCATACTGCAGGAAAGGTTTCTGATCAGAGCCTTTGCTTCTGTGTCTCTTGACACATATTGCACTGACCTACTTTGACATCATATTTAGCTTTTTGTATGCAACGTTTAGTACTAATTAGTGTGCCACTGGCTTCAATGAAAAAACCAGGAGAGAAATCTGGATGGTGAGTGAAACATTGTGGGATACATCTGAGGCAGGCTGTACTCACTACCAGACCCAGCACCAGAGCTCGCACCCTCTCTCCGATCTCGGGGGATATGTCATTGCCAAACTGCTGCAGGGTGGTCAGGAAGCGCTTCAGCTTGCTAAGCTGCCGGGCCCCACATGCAGGTGGGAGTGGCTGATTAGccagcgaggaagaggaggaagatgaggaagaggatgacgAGGAAGGTCCATTGCCAAAACTGCTGGGCGGAGAGGGTGCTCCATTAGATGTGGTGGGAGAGTGGCTGTTTCCATTGGTTACTGAAGAGGAAAATACAAAAAGTCGCTCAATTCCAAATCATGACTATATAGCAGGGCAGGGCTGCTATTTAGCAAATAACGATTTGAATACTGGCAGTGGGTGTTTCAGTGAAAGTGGCTTAATGCTCACACGCAGTGGGAGTGAAGGAGCTGGTCCTGGGGGCCGTCTGTGTGGGAGGAGGTGGTGGCATAGTGGGTGGAGTCGACCTGGATTGTGTTTTTACATCCACAGGTGAGTCTGGCATGATAGAATGCGTCTCAGTGTGGCCTGGGAGCagaagagagcgagaaagagagagagagagagggagagagagagagagagagagagagagagagagagagagattatgatAATGAACATGAGAACATTTGCAAACAGAACAGCCAAACTCATCTTGCCCTTgactatataaaaataataataataagtttcatttatattttatcaaGAGCAACAAGCTTTCAGGTTCAGCTGGCATGTGTCTGAGATATGTATATTTACCCAAATATAAATCCCAGTGACATTACCAAgccacacaaaataataaatttataaataaataaaagctagTAGAAAAGGGGAGGCATTACATTTACCCAAATACCCAAGCCCTCCTTGGAATTGTGTGAGAAACATGCATGTATCAAATAAATGGAACAAATACCCAAGAAACAATACATTCCAAGAAAAACATTAAGTCAAAAGCTGGCATAAATAGAGagaacagttaaaaaaataaaaagacaaatagataaatgcacatttaaataaatcagAAAGAGATCATACATAAAATGTCGGACCCAACAACAAGTGGCTGCAAGAGGCTCTATGCAAGCCTTTCCATCTAATGCTGCATGCTGACCTGGAATCAAGGCTGTAATTAAAGTGCAATAAAATTCAACCCCAAAATGTGTGGGAGCAGTTATCTGGGTCATATCTTCAGTAGGAGCCTAATTAGCTTTCTTGGAAATAAGCACACCTACTACAATCTCCAGTACATGACAGATAAACTTTTTAAAGattactggaaaatgaaaatgtctttgATTTAATTGGGTACAAATGACTATTAAATCAGCCTGTTGTATGAGACCAAAATCACGAAATTGAcattaaaatgcatacattaaataatttaattaccaaaatattaaattaaaaataacttaACTTAATTCTTACACTATGCACAAGATTATGTCCTGCTGTCACCGGCAGAACCGGGATTAAAACAAGCACTGTCTCATTTAGAATCAAGAATACAGTCTGGACAAGAATACAATTAAACACTAATAGAAAAAAGACAGATCTCAGGGAAACAAGGACAACTTCACTTTGGGAGTCAACATGCTAGAACATGCTACCAATTCTTTCTGCAGCTGAGTCTGAATTTCTGGCATATTTTAATATAGCAAGACAGCATACATAATCTATTGTGTAATAATATCTAAATCTTTAAAAGAGAAAAGATATTGCTGAAATCATCGTATTGCTCTCTAGGTAGCTCTCTCttctttttctaaataaaatatggGATCATCTTGCGTTCAGCAAAATGAACCAAAGGATTAAACCTGAAAACTGAAGACAATCACTGTACTCTGTGAAATAATGATGCACATCCGCTATCCTGTATATTAAATGCAGAGCTGTATTAGGGAACTTCCCCTCTTATTCTCTATAAGAGCAATCCATTTTAGGTTCATCCATTTCAGGCTGACTTACACTGAAGGACATCAGCACTAGTTGGAAAGATCTACTGTGACAACTGGCCATGTTTGTACAGTTCTTGAGGAAAAACCTACAATTAAAAAACCTTGAAAAGGTTTTAGCTTTATTTCAAACCAGCAAATTTTCTATCAACTGTGCTTTGAACATAATATGTTTTGTTCTGGCATTACATCTTCATCTACATCAACGTCAAAGACTAACAATACACACTGCAAAGCAAAATGATAAACACATGACAAGGAATGACATATTAAGTGcttcttttttcaaatgttagcctatgtttcattcatttaattaatgtgtaatgtaattaatggtaCAGTAATCCTTGCTTTGACTACATTTATAAATGCCAAGTCCAGCTCTTGCCCTTAATTTTTCCTGCTCATACTGCATACATTCCTGACTTTGCCCAACCTAGAAAAATCAATCAgttgacattttatttacttcTTCATACAACTCAAAATAGAATGTTTCCCAAAAGTCTGCACCAAATCCCCAAATATAGCCACCTTtaaataaaagggaaaaaataataGAAGGACTGAAAAATCATAGTATATGGGATCAGAATTGAATACAGAAAGAGGCTTCATCCATAATGAGCCTCTGAAACCTCAACTACAGACTGACAGTTTTGTCTAATGGAGGTCAGTAATGTGCCCATCACACAGACTCCTCTTTAGGCCTTGCTTTAGCTTTCCTGAACAGATCTGTTCATCGGCTTCACAGCCC is a window of Conger conger chromosome 1, fConCon1.1, whole genome shotgun sequence DNA encoding:
- the LOC133129786 gene encoding protein CBFA2T1-like, with translation MPDSPVDVKTQSRSTPPTMPPPPPTQTAPRTSSFTPTALTNGNSHSPTTSNGAPSPPSSFGNGPSSSSSSSSSSSSSLANQPLPPACGARQLSKLKRFLTTLQQFGNDISPEIGERVRALVLGLVNSTLTIEEFHSKLQEATNFPLRPFVVPFLKANLPLLQRELLHCARTAKQNPAQYLAQHEQLLLDSSTSSPLDSSDLLLDVSENSKRKSPDRTKENGFNREPLNSQPPSKRPCTASPGLRFSPNSGPSYQPNGLPHPTPPAPQHYRLEDMGLTHPYRHLAHREPRDRHRQLGMHGARAEGGIDHRLNDREWAEEWKHLDHLLNCIMDMVEKTRRSLTVLRRCQEVDREELNFWIRRYSDAEDQKKGTGSNSALSRQQSPISHDATTPEIQRELFHRTGMGYVPEDIWKKAEEAVNEVKRQAMSELQKAVSEAEHKAHEMISMERAKMERTVADAKRQAAEEALSLINQQEDSSESCWNCGRKASETCSGCNAARYCGAFCQHKDWEKHHHVCGQTAQGQPQTDVPAAVSSTATPRSGPASPESPPSILPRSITPCSVTLVSPSTTDTTPRG